The following DNA comes from Vicinamibacterales bacterium.
AGTTGATGAAGAAAGCCTTCGCCCACACCGCGCAATTCGATTCGCTGATCAGCCAGACGCTCGAGACGGTCGTTCTCGAGGGCGGCGAATTCGTGCGCGGCGGCGGGGTGATCGGCTGGACGCAGCCTGCCGCCCCGGTCTCGCTCCGCTACGGCGAGAATCCGCACCAGCGGGCGGAGTGGCTGCCGCTCGCTGGCCTGCCTGGCGAGTGGCGCGTGCACCAGGGCAAGGGGCTCTCGTATACGAATCTGCTCGATCTGGACGCGGCCCTGCGCATCGTCCTCGAGTTCAGCGAGCCGGCGGCAACGGTGATCAAGCACACCAATCCGTGCGGCACGGCGACGGGCAGCACGATCGCCGAGGCCTATGTTCGCGCCCGCGACGCCGATGCCCTCTCCGCGTTTGGCGGGATCGTCGGGCTGAACCGTGCGATCGACGCCGACACGGCGGCGGCGATCACTTCGACCTTCATCGAAGCGGTGATCGCGCCGTCGATCGACCCCGGCGCACGCGAGGTGCTGGCGAAGAAAGTGAACATGCGCGTGGTGACCGCCGACTTCGCGTCGGTGAGCGGCGCGGGGCAGGAGATGCGCTCGTTCCTGGGCGGGACGCTGGTGCAGGATCGCGACCGCGTCGTGGAGGCCGGCGAACCGTGGCCGCCGTCGTCCGCTTCCGCGACGCCGGCCGGATCAGGCGCTGACTGGCACATCCGCGTCGTCACGAAGCGGCAGCCGACGGCCGGGGAGTGGACCGCGCTGCGGTTCGCGTGGCGGGTGTGCGCGCACGTGAAGTCGAACACCATCGTCTTCACGGGTGCGGATCGCACCCTTGCGGTCGGCGCCGGACAGATGAGCCGTGTCGATTCGGTGAAGGTGGCGGTGATGAAAGCGCCGCCGGGATCGCTGAAAGGGACCGTGGTCGCGTCCGACGCCTTCTTCCCGTTCCGCGACGGGCTCGACGCCATCGCCGACGCCGGCGCCACCGCCGTGGTGCAGCCGGGCGGGTCGGTCAAGGATGCAGAAGTGATCGCCGCCGCCGACGAGCGCGGCCTGGCGATGGTCTTTACGGGGCGCCGCCATTTCCGCCACTAGCGAGGAGCTTCCGGCCGAGCGTGAGCTTCCGGCCAGAGCCGGGAGCCACGTGACGGCCCTCGTCGTCCTCCTGGCTCTTGCCAGCGGCGTGTATTTCGTCGCGCTCGGCAACTCGGGGATCTGGGACGCGAACGAGGCGTTCTACGTCGAAACGCCGCGCGAGATGCTCGAGGCGAACGACTTCGTCAATCCGACGTTCAACTACCTGCCGCGCTTCAACAAGCCGGTCCTGAGCTACTGGATCGTCGCCGGCTTCTACCAGCTGTTCGGCGTCTCGGTCGCCGTGCAACGGTTCACGATCGCGCTCGGCGCGCTGATCATCATCGCCGCCGCGTTCGTCCTCGCCCGCGCGGGGATCCGCGATCATGGATTAGGGATTAGCGATTCACCGGCTGCTTTGTGGGCGGCCGCCGGTCTGGCGGCGGCGCCGCGGCTGGTGATGTTCGCGCGCCGCATCTTCATCGACATCTGGATCAGCGCATTCCTCGCGCTCACGCTGACGTTCTTCGCCCTGAGCGAGGCCCATCCGGAGCGGCGGCGGCGCTACCTGACGCTGATGTACGTCGCCGTCGGGCTCGGCGTGCTGACCAAGGGGCCGGTGGCGGTTGCGCTGCCGGCGCTGGCATTCGGACTCTATCTGGCGCTGCGCGGCGAGCTCCGTCGCGTGACGCAGATGATGATTCCCCTCGGGGTGGTGATCGTCGCCGCCATCGTGGTTCCGTGGTACGCGGCGCTGTACCGCGAGCACGGCTGGACCTACATTCAGTCGTTCCTGATCAGCGAGAACGTCGAGCGGTTCACGCAGGGGGTGGGCGTGCGGCAGTACCGCGGCCCGTGGTTCTACCTGCCGGTGGTGCTGAGCGATTCGTTCCCGTGGTCGCTGCTGCTGTTCGCGGCGGCGGCCGCGGCATGGAAGCAGCGCAGCCGCATCGAGACGCTGCTGTGGTGCTGGATCGTCGCCATCGTCGGCTTCTTCTCGCTCTCGGCCGGCAAACAGGATCTCTACATCTTTCCGATCGTGCCGGCCGTGGCGGCGCTCGGAGGGCTGGCGATCCAGCGCGGCCTCGATCGGCGCGAGTGGAGCGGCTGGCTCACCGGGACGCTGGCCGCCATCGGCGCGCTGCTCGCGAGCGCCGGCGCCGCGGTGCTGTTCCTGTTCGAGACCGCGGGCCGCACCTACGCCCTCGACAGTGCCGCCCTCGTCGGCGGCCTCGCCCTCGCCGGAGGCCTGCTGACGCTGGTTCTCGGCCTCAAGCGGCGTCCCGCAGCCGCCGGCCTGACGCTGCTCGGCGCCATCGTCGCGATGAACTGGGCATTCGTGCTGCGCGTGCTGCCCGAGTTCGAGCGATACAAGCCGGTGCCGGCGTTCAGCCGCACGCTGCAGGACCGCCTCGAGCCCGGCGACGTCGTGGCGCACTACCAGGTCGCGCTGCCCAGCATGGTGTTCTATCTCCGGCGGCACGTGGAGCAGTACTTCGACGAGGCGCCGTTCGTGGCGGCGATGCATTCGACGAAGCGGGTCTACGCGGTCCTCTCGGCGGACGACTACGCCGCGCTCGCCCCGCGGCTCGGCGCCAGCTGTGTGGTCGAGCGGCGTCCGACCTTCGAAGTGAAGCTGCGGCAGGTGTTGAAGCGGCAGCCGCTGCCCGAGCTGCTGCTGGTTGCGAACCGGTGCGGTGAACCGTGAGCGAGCCGTCACGCCACGTCCGCTACGTCACGCTCGCCTATGGCGACGCGCCCGGCGTCTACCGGCAGTCGCTGATGCTGCTGCTGTCGCTCGTCGCGCACGCGCCGGAGCCGTACGAGCTGGTCGTGGCGACGGATCGTCCCGAGTGCTACGTGTGGTTCGGGACGCGGGTCGAGATCGAGTATCTCGATTTCGCGCGGCTCACCGCGTGGAAGGGACCGTCGCCGTTCTCGATGCGCCAGAAGCTCGAGCTCGCGCGCGCCGCGACGCCGACGGCGGAGTCGGGCCTCAGCCGGGTTCCGCCGTCAGCGACGGTGCTGCTCGACGCCGACGTCCTCGCGATCAGGCCGCTCAGGCCGTTCGTCGAACAGCTCGACGCCGGCCGGCTGTTCATGCACAAGAAAGAGTACGTGCTCGCCGAGAGCCGGCGCTCCGGCAACCGCAAGCTGTGGTCGGCGCTTCGCCGCTCGAAGGCGTTCGCCTTCGAGGCAAGCGATGCGATGTGGAATTCCGGCGTGCTGGGCGTGCCGACCGCCGATCGTCCGCTGCTCGATCAGTCGATCGATCTCTACGACCGGCTCGGCGCCGAAGGGCTGCGTCACTTCGCCACCGAACAGCTCGTCGAAGGGGTGATCTTCGGCCGCACCGGGCGGCTGCACGCCGCCCACGAGTGGTTCGTCCATTACTGGGGCAACAAGCCCGGCTACGACGCCGAGATCGCACGCCGCCTGGCGGACGCCTTCATCGAGGGGCTGACCGTCAAGGAAGCCGCGGCGCGCTATCGCGCGTCGCCGATCGACCTGCCGGTGGAAGTGCGGCCGTCGCGTGCGGCGAAGCTCGCGAGCTGGTTGGACAAGCGGCGCGGCTGACGCGCGGCGGCGGTCACGACACACCCGGAGGCTGCCATCTCGATCCACCGGGAGCACGACGGTCTCCGTGACCGCTGCGACTCCGTGTGGAGGAACCGCGGGGCACGCTAGCGAGCCGCCGCAAGTTCCTCCGCGAGTTCCTCCGCGGTGATCGCCACCGGCCCGAAGCGGGCGACCGCCAGGCCGGCGGCGCGGTTGGCGAGACGCGCGGCGTCGCGCAGCGAGCCGCCGGCCGCGAGACCCAGCGCGATCGCGGCGATCACGGTGTCGCCGGCGCCGGTCACGTCGGAGACCTCGCGCGCCTCGGCCGGCAGATCGTGTTCTCCCTCGTCAGACAGCAGCCACATGCCGTGCTCGCCGCGCGTGATCAGAACGCTGCGGCACGAGGCGCGCTCGCGGAACCTGGCGGCGGCGGACCGCGCTTCCTCGGCGTTGCGGATCCGCTGCAGCGTGACCGCCTCCGCCTCGAGGTGGTTCGGCGTGATCAATGCCGCACCCGCGTAGTAGTCGATGTGCGGCACCTTCGGGTCCACCAGCGACGGAACGCCCTTCGCCTTCGCCGCTTCGATCGCGGCGTTCGCCGTCGCCGGCGTGATCGTGCCCTTCTGATAATCGGAGATCAGGATGACGTGCGCGTGCGCCGCCGCGGCGCGGATCTTCAGGATCAGCGACGCCTCGAGTTCCCCGTCGACGGGCCGATCGCATTCGTAGTCGATCCGCGCGACCTGCTGGTTCCGCGTGGTCACGACCCGCAGCTTGCGTGTGGTGCAGCGATCCTTGTCGGCAATCACGCCGCCGATGCCGATCCCGGCGGTGCGAAGCGCCGCGGTCAGCCGCGAGCCCTCCGGATCGCTGCCGACCACGCCCGCAATCTCGACCTTGCCGCCCAGCGCCGCGAGATTGTTGGCGACGTTGGCCGCGCCCCCGAGCCGGAAGCTCTCGTGGTCGAACTGCACCACCGGCACCGGGGCTTCGGGCGAAATGCGTTCGACCCGGCCGATCACGAAGTGATCGAGCATCAGATCGCCGACGACGAGAACGGAGCGGCCGCGGGCGTCGGCGAGCAGCCGCGTGAGGTCAGCCGGCGCGTCGGGCATGTGTCGGTGGCGCGGCCGCCGCCGCGTACGGCAGCGTGACCAGGACGAGGAACAGCATCAGGAACTCGGAATCGCCGAAATTGTATTCGAACAGGCCGGCCGCGAGCATCGCGCCGATCACCGCGAGCCCGGCGTTCGACAGCGATGGGTATGCGGCGCGGCGCTGCCGCAGGAAGTCGCGCGCCAGCCGGACGATGAACCAGATCCACACCAGGAGCGCCGGGATGCCGCGCTCGGCGGCGATCTGCAGCGGCACGTTGTGCAGGTGCGGGTTGAGCTGGTTGATCGCCGTCTTGTCGCGAATCGTCGGGTACACCTGGATGACCATGTCGGGCCCGACGCCGGTGAGCGGATCCTTCTGCACCATGCGCCAGCCCGATTTCATCATCGCCACCCGATCGACGTTGGACGGGTCGGTCAGGCTGAACGTCGAATACAGCCGCGCGCTGAGGTTCGGCGGCGCCAGCACGAGAAATCCGCCGAGCGCGATCGGCAGCAGCGCGATCAGGCGGAAATCGCGGAGCACGAACAGGATGCCGATGCCGACGCAGGCGCCGACCCAGGCGCTCCGCGTGAACGTGAACGCCAGTGCGAAGACCAGCGCCGGCAGGATCAGCGACGCCCACAGGCGGTGATGCTGCGCGAACATGATCCGCGCGACCGCGGCGCACGTCACCAGCATCAGCAGGCCCGAGTAGGTCATGTAGAGCCCCAGCGTGCCCTGCGGCCGGCGCCCCAGGTTGTCGTAGCTGAGGATCAGGTACTGGACGATGCCGAAGGTCGCGCTGAGCGCGCCGATGGTGATGATCACGTCGACCGCGAGCAGCGCGCGGTTGCCGCGGAACAGCCGGTAGGCGAGCGGGACAATCACCAGCAGCACGAGCTGCTTCGAATCGACGAAGCTGACGCGCGGATCGACGGAGAAGAACGAGGCGATCAGCGTCGCGCCGGCGTAGGCGGCGAGCGGCCAGAACATGCCGGGCACTTCGATCCGCTCGCGGTTCCTGACGAGGACCCCGATCCAGAGAGCGGCGGCAATCGTCAGCAGGATGTCGGCGGCCGCGATCGACACCTGCAGGGCCGCGGCAAACGCCAGCAGCGTCAGGCAGGCGGCACGCTCGAGCGGCGCGGCGGGCAGCGTCGGCACGGCGTCCACCCAGCCGTTCGGCCAGGTGCTGGTCGCGGGCGTTCTCACGGCGCGCTCCGCCGGCCGGCGGCGGCCGAAGACGAGGCAGACAGTATCCGTTCGGCGGCGTCGATGGCGCGCGCCGGCGGCAGTTGGGTCAGGCAGCGGAAGTCGCCGGGCGCACACGTCCGCTGGTCGCAGGGACGGCACGCCAGATCGTCGCGCTCCAGCGATACCGTTGGAATCCCGGCCGGGCGCCACGGCGCGGACCTCGCCGCCAGCGTCGGCCCGTACAGACCGACCACCGGCGTGTCGGTCGCGGCGGCCATGTGCAGCGGTCCCGTGTCGCCGCCGACGAAAAGCCGGCTCCGGCCGATCAACGCTCTGAGCTCGTGCAGATCGAATTCTCCGAGATCGATGATACGGCGCGCCTCGCCGCCGAGTCGCGCGCGTGTGGCGGCCGCGATCCGGGCGGCTGCCTCACGGTCCGATGGGCCCGAGCTGAGAACCACGCGCCGCTTCGGCCCCCCGGCCGCGAGCGCGGTGGCGGTGTCGACGAAGAACGGCTCCGGCCACCGGCGGAACGGGTTGCCCGCGCTCACGTGCATCACCACGAGTTCGTCGTCTTCCGCCACGCCGGCGAGCCGCAGGCGATCGGCCATCCGCGCGTCGGCCTGCGGGTCGAGCGCGATGTCGATGCGATCGCGCTCCGGGCTCGGTTCGCCTCCCGGCCAGTCCGGGATCGCGCCGAGCAGGTCCCATTGATTCCGGACCGAGTGCCGCGGCCGGAGTTCCCGCGGCCGCGCGACCCGGCGCGTGTACATCCACTGGCGGCCGCCGATGTCGTAGCCGATCCGCTGCCGCGCCCCGCTCGCCCACGCCAGCCAGGAGCTGCGCGGACCGCCGTGCAGATCGATCGCCAGGTCGAACCGTTCGCGGCGCAGCCGCCGCGCCAGGTGCAGGTCGTCGAGCAGCCGCCGCACGCCGCGCCGCCGCGGCGCCACGATCACCTCGTCCAGATGCGGATTGCGGCTCACGATCGGCGCGGCCGCAGGCTCCACCAGGTACGTCAGCCGCGCCCGAGGATACGCGCGGCGCAGCGCGCCGATCAACGGCGTCGTGAACACTACGTCCCCGATCAGGCGCAGGCGGATCAGCAGGATGCGTTCAGGGCTCGATGGTGGCCTCGTCAATCAGCATCACGGGGATGTCGTCCTTGATTGGATACACGCGCCGGCACTGCGGGCACTTGAGCGCCGTGCCTCCCTTCACCAGCTCGACCTTCGTCTTGCAGTTGGGGCACGCCAGGATCTCGAGCAGTTCCGGATCAACCATGAGACAGTCCCTCGCGGTCTATTATAGTCATCGGTTTCCATGCTGACTCCAGTCTCTGCCGTTGTCGCGCTCTCGCTGGCACTTTCCGCGCAGGCGCCGGTGAGGACGCCGCCCGCGCCGGCGTCCGCGGCCAGGCCGCAGGCGCCCGGCGAGCGGGAGCTGCCGACGTACTATTTCCTCCTCGGCCGCTTTCTCGAAGGGGAAGGGAAGGTGGACGAGGCGGCCGCGGCGCTGCGCAAGGCCGGTGAGCTCGATCCGAAGAGCGCCGAGCCGCGCGCCGAGCTCGCCGCGCTCTACGCGCGTGCCGACCGCGCCCCCGAGGCGCTGGCCGCCGCCGAAGAGGCCATCAAGATCGATCCGAAGAACCGCGAAGCCAATCGCATCCTCGGCACGGTGCTCGCCTCGTTCGCCGCCCAGCGCCAGGCGGCGAAGCCCGGCGACGACGTCTCGTCCTACGGGGCGCGCGCGATGGCGGCGCTGGAGATCGCCCGCGGCGACGGCACCGGCGACCTGTCGATCGATCTGACGCTGGCGCGCCTCTATCTCGAGCGCGATCGTCCCGCCGACGCCATCCCGCTGTTGCGGCGGATCGTCGCCGAGCAGCCGCAGTTCGCCGAAGGGTCCGTCCTGCTCGCCGAAGCGCAGGAACAGACGGGATCCCCCGACGCGGCGATCGAGACGCTGACGCTGCTGCTCCAGGATCAGCCGCAGTTCTTCCGCGGCCGCGTGCAGATCGCGGAGCTGTACGATCGCCAGCGGCAGTGGAACGAGGCGGCGCAGGCGTGGGCCGCCGTGCAGAAGCTCAGTCCCCGCAACACCGAGGTGATGGCCCGGCGCGCCACGTCACTGATGAATGGCGGCCGTCCGGCCGACGCACAGGCCGTGCTCCGTGAGGCGCTGAAGATCGCGCCGAACGACGTGCGCCTGACCTTCATCCTCGCCCAGGCGCACCGCGACGCCGGCGATCTCGATGCGGCCGAGGCCACCGCCCGGGCGCTGGCCGCGGCGTACCCGCAGGATCCGCGGACGACGTACCTGCTGGCGCAGATGCTCGACGCCCGCGGGCGCCACAAGGAGATCGTCGAGCTGCTCAAACCGGAAATCGAGCGTCTGCGCGCCGCCAAGGCGAAGCCGCAGCAGATCGGCCTGCTGCTCGGCGCGCAGGGGCTCGCGCTCCTGCAGTTGAAGCGCTACGACGAGGCCATCGCCTCGTACAAGGAAGCGATCGCCGCCACGCCGGACGACACGTCCGTGCAGTTTCAGTTCGGCGCCGCGCTCGATCGCGCCGGCCGGCGGCCCGAGGCCCAGAAGGTCTTCCGCGATCTCATCGCGCGGCATCCCGACCACGCCAACGCGCTGAACTATCTCGGCTACATGCTCGCCGAACAGGGGACGTCGCTCGACGAAGCGGTATCGCTGATCCAGCGCGCGCTCGCGCTGGATCCCGGCAATCCGTCGTATCTGGATTCGCTCGGCTGGGCCTACTTCCAGCAGGGCAAGCTCGATCTCGCGGATCCGCCGCTCTCCGCCGCGGCCGATCGGCTGCCGAAGAATTCGGTGATTCAGGATCACCTCGGCGACCTGCGCCTGAAGCAGAATCGCCGCGCCGAGGCGGTGGAGGCCTGGCGCCGCGCCCTGGCCGGCGACGGGGACGGCATCGATCGCCTCAAGGTGCAGAAGAAAGTGGATGCGGCGCAGCGCAAGTAGACCGGCCGCCCGCGGTCTTCGGCTCGCGGCGGCGATCGCCGCGGCCGCCGTTGCCGGGTGCGCGCCGAAGGCGCCGATCGCGCTCCCCACCGGCGCCGGGACCCCGTTTCCCGCCTTTGCGTCCGCGTTCGACGACGCCACGCGCGGCTGTCGCGGCGTGACGACCATCACCGCGTCGATGGCGATGTCCGGCCGCGCCGGATCGACGAAGCTGCGCGGCCGCATCGACGCCGGCTTTGCGGCGCCCGATCGCGCGCGCCTCGAGGGGCGGCATCCGGTGTTCGGCCGGCCGGTCTTCGTGCTCGTCGCCGGCGCAGGCCGCGGCACGCTGGTGCTGACGCGCGACGATCGCGTGCTGCGCGACGCGCCGCCGGAACGGATCGTCGAAGCGCTGGCCGGCGTGCCGCTCGGCGCGGAGGCGCTTCGCACCGCGATCAGCGGCTGCGGCTTCGGCGGCGTTCCCGGCGACGGACGCGAATTTCCCAACGGGTGGGTCGCGGCACCCGTCGATGGCGGGACGATCTATTTGCAGCGCGCCGACGCGGCGTGGCACGTCGCCGCCGCCTCGCGCGGCGGCGTCACCATCGCCTATGCCGATTACGCCGGCGGCCGGCCGTCCACGATCCGGATCCGCGCCGAATCGGCCGGCCGCACCAACGCCGACGTCACGCTGCGCCTCTCGGACGTCGAGATCAACACGACGCTCGATCCGCGGACCTTCCAGATCGAGCTGCCCGATCGCCCGATTCCTCTGTCGCTGGATGAACTCCGGAAAGCGGGGCCGCTTGGTGGATCCTGACAATTCCCGGTGGGGAGTTGCGAATTGACGCGGCGCAGCTTCACCGTGCGCGCTCATGCCAAGGTCAATCTCGATCTGCGCGTGCTCGGCGTGCGCGCGGACGGCAACCACGAACTGCGCACCGTGTTTCAAGGCATCGAGCTGCACGACACGCTCGTCTGCCGCGAGCGCCCCGGGCCGTTCACCCTGCAGTGCCGGACGCCCGGGGTGCCGCTCGACGACCGCAATCTGATCTGGCGCGCGGCGGCCGCGCTCTGGACCGCGCTCGGCCGCGCCGGCGCGCCGCGCGACGTCGTGGTGCGCATCGAGAAGCAGATTCCGCTCGAAGCGGGTCTCGGCGGCGGCAGCTCGGATGCCGCCGCGGCGCTGGTCGCGCTCGGCCGCCTCTGGGGCGGCGCGGCGCTGACGCTCCTGCGCGAGGTCGGCGCGACGATTGGCGCCGACGTGCCGTTCTTCCTGTCGGGCGGGACGGCGCTTGGCCTCGGGCGCGGCGAGGAGATCTACCCGCTTGTCGATCTGCCGCCGCACTTCGTGGTGATCGTCCGCCCGCCGTTCGGCGTGTCGACGGCGGAGGCGTACGGCTGGTACGACGAGGACCGCGCGTCGGGGCAGCGCGACGAGAATCGCGAGCTGCAGCAGCTGCCCGTGCCCTGGCCGACCCGCGCGGCGCAGATGATCAATGACCTGGAGCCGCCGGTGATCAGACGCCATCCCGAGATCGCCGGGTTCAAGGCTCAGCTGCGGGAGCTCGGCGCCACGGCCGCGGCGATGTCCGGCAGCGGATCGGCGGTTTTCGGCCTGTTTCGCAGCCGTGCCGCCGCCCACCACGCCGTCAAGCCGTTGTCGCGGAACGGCGCCCGGGCCCTCGTCACCCGGACGCTGAGCCGCGCCGAGCACGAGCGGCGGAGTCGGGCCGTGGCCCCGCGGGGGCGCGCCACGCGCGGGCCCGCCCGGAGAGTTGCCCGAAAGGGCTAGGATCCGCTAGACTTAGCCTTTTGCGGATGGCTCGCGGGGGCCGTCTTGGGGCGTGGCCAAGCGGTAAGGCGCGGGACTTTGGATCCCGTATTCGGTGGTTCGAATCCACCCGCCCCATCCATCGCAATCCAAGGGTGTCTGCGTGATTACGACCGGAGCGCTACCGCAAACGATGGCGAGCGGGCAGCTCAAGCTGTTCTCGGGCAGCGCGCATCGGGCGCTGACCGAGGAGATTGCGGAGTTCCTCGGCGTCCAGGTCGGGCACGCCCGCCTGCAGCGGTTCCCCGACACGGAGGTCTCGTTCCAGATCGACGAGAACATCCGCGGCACCGACGTGTTCGTGATCCAGCCGACCTGCGCCGACGTCGATCGGCACCTGGTCGAGCTGTGCGTGATGATCGATGCGTTCCGCCGCTCGTCGGCGTCGCGCATCACCGCGGTGATTCCGTATTACGGCTACGCCCGGCAGGACCGCAAGGACAAGCCGCGCGTGCCGATCTCCGCGAAGCTGATGGCCAATCTGATCACCGCCGCCGGGGCGAATCGGGTGCTGACGATGGATCTGCACAAGGCGCAGATCCAGGGGTTCTTTGACATCCCGGTGGATCACCTGTTCGCGGCGCCGGTGATCATCCAGTATCTCGGGACGCTCGACAGTCCGAACCTGACCATCGTGTCGCCGGACGCGGGGGGCGCCGAGCGCGCGCGGGCCTACGCCAAGCGGCTCGACGCGGAACTGGCGATCATCGACAAGCGCCGCACCGAGGACGGGACGGCGGAGGTGATGAACGTGATCGGCGACGTCGCCGGGCGCACGTGCATCATCCAGGACGACATCATCGACACGGCGGGCACGATCGTGAAGGCCGCCAACGCGCTCAAGGCCAACGGGGCCGAGCGCGTGTTCGCCTGCGCGGTGCACGGCGTGCTCTCGGGGCCCGCCATCGAGCGGCTCGAGGCGGCGCCGATCGATCAGGTGATCATCACCAACACGATCCCGCTCTCCACCGAGCGGGCGAAGTGCTGCCGCAAGATCAGGCAGCTCTCGGTGGCCCGCCTGCTCGGCCAGGCGATTCGGAGTATTCACGAAGAGACCTCGGTCTCCTCGCTGTTCGTATGAGCGGCAAGCTGAGAGCTGAGAACTGAAAGCTGATTATGGAAGCCACACTGCAAGCGGAGAAGAGAGACGGCCGGGGCAAGAACGAAGCGCG
Coding sequences within:
- a CDS encoding glycosyltransferase family 39 protein, whose translation is MTALVVLLALASGVYFVALGNSGIWDANEAFYVETPREMLEANDFVNPTFNYLPRFNKPVLSYWIVAGFYQLFGVSVAVQRFTIALGALIIIAAAFVLARAGIRDHGLGISDSPAALWAAAGLAAAPRLVMFARRIFIDIWISAFLALTLTFFALSEAHPERRRRYLTLMYVAVGLGVLTKGPVAVALPALAFGLYLALRGELRRVTQMMIPLGVVIVAAIVVPWYAALYREHGWTYIQSFLISENVERFTQGVGVRQYRGPWFYLPVVLSDSFPWSLLLFAAAAAAWKQRSRIETLLWCWIVAIVGFFSLSAGKQDLYIFPIVPAVAALGGLAIQRGLDRREWSGWLTGTLAAIGALLASAGAAVLFLFETAGRTYALDSAALVGGLALAGGLLTLVLGLKRRPAAAGLTLLGAIVAMNWAFVLRVLPEFERYKPVPAFSRTLQDRLEPGDVVAHYQVALPSMVFYLRRHVEQYFDEAPFVAAMHSTKRVYAVLSADDYAALAPRLGASCVVERRPTFEVKLRQVLKRQPLPELLLVANRCGEP
- a CDS encoding Trm112 family protein, whose protein sequence is MVDPELLEILACPNCKTKVELVKGGTALKCPQCRRVYPIKDDIPVMLIDEATIEP
- a CDS encoding glycosyltransferase family 9 protein, which encodes MTRPPSSPERILLIRLRLIGDVVFTTPLIGALRRAYPRARLTYLVEPAAAPIVSRNPHLDEVIVAPRRRGVRRLLDDLHLARRLRRERFDLAIDLHGGPRSSWLAWASGARQRIGYDIGGRQWMYTRRVARPRELRPRHSVRNQWDLLGAIPDWPGGEPSPERDRIDIALDPQADARMADRLRLAGVAEDDELVVMHVSAGNPFRRWPEPFFVDTATALAAGGPKRRVVLSSGPSDREAAARIAAATRARLGGEARRIIDLGEFDLHELRALIGRSRLFVGGDTGPLHMAAATDTPVVGLYGPTLAARSAPWRPAGIPTVSLERDDLACRPCDQRTCAPGDFRCLTQLPPARAIDAAERILSASSSAAAGRRSAP
- the purH gene encoding bifunctional phosphoribosylaminoimidazolecarboxamide formyltransferase/IMP cyclohydrolase; protein product: MRAILSVSDKSGLIPFVRGLAARGVQLVSTGGTANAIAGAGLPVTSVSDVTGFPEMMDGRVKTLHPKIHGGILARRHRPDDLEAIRSQGVELVDLVVVNLYPFAKAAQDPETPFDELVEQIDIGGPSLLRAAGKNFRDVMVVVDPADYPGVLEQLERSGGPSLAFRFELMKKAFAHTAQFDSLISQTLETVVLEGGEFVRGGGVIGWTQPAAPVSLRYGENPHQRAEWLPLAGLPGEWRVHQGKGLSYTNLLDLDAALRIVLEFSEPAATVIKHTNPCGTATGSTIAEAYVRARDADALSAFGGIVGLNRAIDADTAAAITSTFIEAVIAPSIDPGAREVLAKKVNMRVVTADFASVSGAGQEMRSFLGGTLVQDRDRVVEAGEPWPPSSASATPAGSGADWHIRVVTKRQPTAGEWTALRFAWRVCAHVKSNTIVFTGADRTLAVGAGQMSRVDSVKVAVMKAPPGSLKGTVVASDAFFPFRDGLDAIADAGATAVVQPGGSVKDAEVIAAADERGLAMVFTGRRHFRH
- a CDS encoding O-antigen ligase family protein, yielding MRTPATSTWPNGWVDAVPTLPAAPLERAACLTLLAFAAALQVSIAAADILLTIAAALWIGVLVRNRERIEVPGMFWPLAAYAGATLIASFFSVDPRVSFVDSKQLVLLVIVPLAYRLFRGNRALLAVDVIITIGALSATFGIVQYLILSYDNLGRRPQGTLGLYMTYSGLLMLVTCAAVARIMFAQHHRLWASLILPALVFALAFTFTRSAWVGACVGIGILFVLRDFRLIALLPIALGGFLVLAPPNLSARLYSTFSLTDPSNVDRVAMMKSGWRMVQKDPLTGVGPDMVIQVYPTIRDKTAINQLNPHLHNVPLQIAAERGIPALLVWIWFIVRLARDFLRQRRAAYPSLSNAGLAVIGAMLAAGLFEYNFGDSEFLMLFLVLVTLPYAAAAAPPTHARRAG
- the ispE gene encoding 4-(cytidine 5'-diphospho)-2-C-methyl-D-erythritol kinase translates to MTRRSFTVRAHAKVNLDLRVLGVRADGNHELRTVFQGIELHDTLVCRERPGPFTLQCRTPGVPLDDRNLIWRAAAALWTALGRAGAPRDVVVRIEKQIPLEAGLGGGSSDAAAALVALGRLWGGAALTLLREVGATIGADVPFFLSGGTALGLGRGEEIYPLVDLPPHFVVIVRPPFGVSTAEAYGWYDEDRASGQRDENRELQQLPVPWPTRAAQMINDLEPPVIRRHPEIAGFKAQLRELGATAAAMSGSGSAVFGLFRSRAAAHHAVKPLSRNGARALVTRTLSRAEHERRSRAVAPRGRATRGPARRVARKG
- a CDS encoding tetratricopeptide repeat protein yields the protein MLTPVSAVVALSLALSAQAPVRTPPAPASAARPQAPGERELPTYYFLLGRFLEGEGKVDEAAAALRKAGELDPKSAEPRAELAALYARADRAPEALAAAEEAIKIDPKNREANRILGTVLASFAAQRQAAKPGDDVSSYGARAMAALEIARGDGTGDLSIDLTLARLYLERDRPADAIPLLRRIVAEQPQFAEGSVLLAEAQEQTGSPDAAIETLTLLLQDQPQFFRGRVQIAELYDRQRQWNEAAQAWAAVQKLSPRNTEVMARRATSLMNGGRPADAQAVLREALKIAPNDVRLTFILAQAHRDAGDLDAAEATARALAAAYPQDPRTTYLLAQMLDARGRHKEIVELLKPEIERLRAAKAKPQQIGLLLGAQGLALLQLKRYDEAIASYKEAIAATPDDTSVQFQFGAALDRAGRRPEAQKVFRDLIARHPDHANALNYLGYMLAEQGTSLDEAVSLIQRALALDPGNPSYLDSLGWAYFQQGKLDLADPPLSAAADRLPKNSVIQDHLGDLRLKQNRRAEAVEAWRRALAGDGDGIDRLKVQKKVDAAQRK
- a CDS encoding ribose-phosphate pyrophosphokinase; amino-acid sequence: MITTGALPQTMASGQLKLFSGSAHRALTEEIAEFLGVQVGHARLQRFPDTEVSFQIDENIRGTDVFVIQPTCADVDRHLVELCVMIDAFRRSSASRITAVIPYYGYARQDRKDKPRVPISAKLMANLITAAGANRVLTMDLHKAQIQGFFDIPVDHLFAAPVIIQYLGTLDSPNLTIVSPDAGGAERARAYAKRLDAELAIIDKRRTEDGTAEVMNVIGDVAGRTCIIQDDIIDTAGTIVKAANALKANGAERVFACAVHGVLSGPAIERLEAAPIDQVIITNTIPLSTERAKCCRKIRQLSVARLLGQAIRSIHEETSVSSLFV
- the rfaE1 gene encoding D-glycero-beta-D-manno-heptose-7-phosphate kinase, giving the protein MPDAPADLTRLLADARGRSVLVVGDLMLDHFVIGRVERISPEAPVPVVQFDHESFRLGGAANVANNLAALGGKVEIAGVVGSDPEGSRLTAALRTAGIGIGGVIADKDRCTTRKLRVVTTRNQQVARIDYECDRPVDGELEASLILKIRAAAAHAHVILISDYQKGTITPATANAAIEAAKAKGVPSLVDPKVPHIDYYAGAALITPNHLEAEAVTLQRIRNAEEARSAAARFRERASCRSVLITRGEHGMWLLSDEGEHDLPAEAREVSDVTGAGDTVIAAIALGLAAGGSLRDAARLANRAAGLAVARFGPVAITAEELAEELAAAR